From the Chanos chanos chromosome 7, fChaCha1.1, whole genome shotgun sequence genome, the window tagtggggaccagcatgcacacgcacacgcacacacacacacacacacacacacatatacatctcccgctctctctctctctctactggtTTATAGTGTGAGTTGCTTCTTCTTCAGGTGCCAACCCTCCAGTGGATGGAGATGGTGTGTTTCGCTGGCAGACTGAGGGAGATGCTTTCCAGCAGGAGCTGACCTATAGGAACAGGACACTGGTCATTCAGAAAGAGGGTACTTACTTCATCTACTCTAAGATCTACTACAATGAATCCCCCTGTGGCCTCTTCAAACATGAGGTTGTGCGCCTGTCCCCACGATACAACGACCCCATGACCCTCATGCAGAACATAAGGTAAGCCTGGTAGCCTTCCCTTACATTAATCAATTCTTGCGTAGTGactttatttttacagttaataAATCAGTTTATCCTGTTTTTTGGGAGATTTCTGAATCATCTTTCCATATCTTCTCGTTTCTTTCCACAGATACCGCTGCCTGAACACCCAGAGGAGCGACCGGACTGATCGTAAGGAGACAGGGAACAGTTTTTTGAGTGGGGCATTTGAGCTGAAAACTGGTGATCTTATCTATGTTAAAGTGAACAATAAATCTCTGGTATTGTCTGGAATGCACGACAACTTCTTTGGTGCATTCATGATCTAGAGGAACTGTCTCAGCTTTGTCAGGAATATTTGATagcatccattcatccatccatccatccatccatccatccatccatccatccatccttccatccatccatccatccatccatccatccattcaagACCCACCAAAGTCCCTTTCATGGCTgggttgcttttgtttgtttgtttgtttgggggggggggttggactTCTGGAATGTCTTTCTGGATTTCCACTCTAGAAGAATGGTCCCTGACTGCTGTGCATTCCTGGCGTGTAGCATTACTGAATCTCAAGCATGTCTCTGTGAACCAGGGGTCACTGAGGCGTGGTCTGCCAAAACACCTGAGAACATTGGTCAGGAACATTCATGGATTGTCGcctgaaaataaacacagcaaacatgaaACATGGTCATCTCCCTTTCACACGGTCACTGATATCGGTTTCTGCATTTTGGATGAGGGACAGTGCTTGACAAGCTACGCAGAGCCAAAGGGTAAAGCTTTGAGTCTAAAGTCTATGCACTTGGTACAATGTAACATGGGGACAGTATCAGTCTGTGCAAAGTCAGCGCCAGTGAGAGTGATACATACAAAACTCCTTTAAACAGGAAGGCAGAGTTTTCATGAACACtgcagtgcatgctgggaatcTACATGGACATATATCTCACAGTGAAGCCTTAACAAAGCTGCCTTGACAGACAGAACTGAACGAATGATCTATTTTACAAAGCTTATTTATATAATTAGATATGATCAGGACttggctgggggtgggggggggggggttacgtatttgtgcactgaatatttcaaTGAGTTTTtagtttggttgtttttttggtcatatTTCTGCCTCTTTTTGGTATGTACATGTAATAGTGATAGAAAAggtttatatttgtatttacatattttacctTATTTCCTGTTATTTAAAAACTTTTCTGTAGATCTGACTTTGACAGTTGTCATATTGTATGTAAAAGGTGAATgtaaacatttctctttcttatgAATACTATTTCTCAGGTATGTTTTTTCTCAGGTACGTTTTTCTCAGGTATACTTTTAAGTCATTTATATCACGTCTCATTGGACGGATGCTCCTGTCCAAAGGGACATTTACGATTTCTCACGGGGTCAGAGATCAGTCTCCTCTGGAGTGAGATTGAGAATCAGTGCCTTACCAAAAGCTGCCTTACGCAAAGGTTTAAGATCCAAAACCCAAGGTCCAGTTTGGCCCAGGTTCTCACTCACAGAGCCGCTAAGAATCCCACAGTCACATCAACTCCCATGGCAGGAAAAGAGCGTGTGGTCACTGATATAGATTTTGAGAGATTTGAATGAGCCCTGTTTAATATCACCGGACTCTTCATTTTGGACTGCACACATGTGCCCAGAtgtaattcttcttcttcttcttcttcttcctcatcttcttcttcctcatcttctccttcttctccttcttctttttaacaAGATATTTCTGCCAAACAAAAGCAGgtcaaacacaaaaactgtGGGGTAGAGTCAACCCACAGTGGGATTTGATAGATTTGGTCGAAGCTGTTTAAGGATTGGTGGAAATCTCAGGGGGGGTGGGACTAAACGACCTGATCAGCACTGTCTTTTGTTCGGTTTGCTGCCTGGCTACAGTTGCTCCAGTATCTCAGTGGACAGGTAGTCAGTCTATCATGGTCTGGTGTTTGCCTCTACAGTGGTCGGACTGAAGTCCAATGCCCTGTTGTatctcttgttttgtctttagATAGTGTTGTAATGGTCATATTTAAGTTTAATCTGTTGGCTTGACTCTGAAATAAAAGGTAtcaatgtgtgttgtgtggtgggtTGATTTCAAAGAGATGTTATCtaagtgtaacacacacagacactctctctctctgtctgtctgtctgtctgtctttctctctctctctctatcacacgcacacacacagacacacacgcacacacacacacacacacccaccttgTGTGCAGAATTCTGGGGGCCAACCACTGACTTCCATTACACCAAAAGTAAAGAAGAAACACcaaaccttaaccctaaccccaaccttAAACCTAACCATAAACCTAACTCTAACCAataaaacactttcacacttcTGATTTTACCAAAAACAGTAGTATTTTTGATGTATGGTGATATCGACCCCTGTTTGACAAGACACCACGAGTAAGATGTCCTCCTAAGTTAGCAGAAaagtgctctctgtctctctgtctctctttctctctccctctgtctctctctctctctctccccctctctctctttctctctctctctctctctgtctctctgtctctctttctctctctctctttctctctttctttgtctcgctctctctctctttgtctctgtctctctgtctctgtctctctctctctctctgtctctctctctgtctctctttctctctctctctctctctctctctctctgtctctctttctctctctctctctccctctatctcacacacacagagacacatgtaTGCTTATTTGTGGTTAATGGTAAATCTTGAATTTGTTTCTGCATATCGatctttcatctctcttctgttgtctgtgtctctttttctctgtctctttttctatgtctctctgtgtctctgtgtccctctcttcctcctcctctgagcCAACAAGTTTTGCATCTTTAGAGAAACGAATGTAACAAAccgaaagccagagagagagagagagagagagagagagagagagagagagagaacaagcagtCATTGTGAGAATCCGATGAGATTGAGAGcaagggagaatgagagagagagagagagagagagagagagagagagacagagagagagagagagagagagagagagagagagagatggagaaaagtgGGAGGAAGTGGTAAGGGGAGCGAgggaggagaaatggagaacgtgcaaagagaaagagagagagagagagagagagcaggggaggaAGAGATGGGGAGGGTGTCTCAGTGTGCAGAACGCTGACTCAGCGTGCAGAGGAAGTTTCCAGAAAACAGaagccacaaacaaacaggacagaGGTTCACCTCTCAGGTGCTTCTTCCtgccctgtctctgtttgtttttcttctatttttctcctcttttgttgTGACACGTTTATTCACTCACTTTTCCGTTTCTCCTCTGTattgtgctcctgttcctcacacacactcacagtatgtgtgtgtgtgtgtgtgtgtgtgtgtgtgtgtatgttagtgtttgtgtgtgtgtgtgtgtgtgtgtgtgtgtgtgtgtgtgtatgttagtgtttgtgtgtgtgtgtgtgtgtgtgtgtgtgtgtgtgtgcgcgcacccatgtatgtctttgtgtgtgcatttgtttgtctctctctctctgggtgtgtgtgtgtgtgtatgttttcgcTAAGTGAGGAGGACATTTGACTGAAAGCAGGTtaatcataataaaaataaaaaaaagtagctCTTGGTAAACTAAAGCgtgtaagtattttttttcatcGCAATAGAAGATatttgagagagtgagagagagagcgagatagagatagagagagagagagagagagagagagagagggagggagagggggggggagagagagaggttctgcATACTCTAACGGAAGTGCCCTGCAGTTTGTTCATGAgtctgcatgtttttgtgtgtgtacgctcCTGTAACAGACAGTGGTAACACATGAACTATAGTTCTTCATTCTGTCGGTAGATGGCAGCATCGAGCCATGAATACACCAAAATCATGAGAAACGTCCGGCCGTACGACATCGCTAAAATACATTTACTATGTATAAAACAATATGCAACGTGCATAAACAAGGAAATATCCATGTATctcgttttttctctctttctgtcctacACAagcacatccacaaacacaatcTTCTGCCCACTGTAGTTTCTCATGAAGTGACCCTGACTTTATTGCAAGGAATTCTCTTCTTGTTACGAAACAaagtttcttcctctctctgtctggtgttTTCACCTcgtgttctccctctctctctctctcgacgaTGCTTTGAACATGCTTTAAAACAAGGTtaaacactttctctttctggtGTTTTCACCTcgtgttctccctctctctctctctcgacgaTGCTTTGAACATGCTTTAAAACAAGGTTAAACACTTTCTCTACACCACAGACCcatatttcaaaatcaaaaccGTATGTAGCTGTGACATTTTCTGCTGAAAAACAGCCCAAATGGCCCATTAACATCCGGTCTCAGACAtattttatttctcagaatACTAAATACACCGTCTTTGTTTTCCTAGCTGTAACAAGCCCCACATCTGTGTACATAAAATAAGCCGCGAAAATGCATAAGGGTTGCATGCTCAGCCACACCACGCGATCCTCAAAAACCGGGTGATGCTGACGTCACCGCTTGACTGACGGTGTAACATCGACTTACCGCTTAAATCGCTACCTATGAGATCACAAGGTTGCTTTCCCAGTTGTGTTGAGCTTCCTGAATCGTGACGTCGTCACCCGGCTCCTTCCTACGCTACTGTAAACGCAGTGGAAAGACTTTGAGGATTTGCCCAATTCTGACCTAAACGCTATAGAAACGATTTCATCTGGATTCACCCTGACACCGCTGTGACGCGAGACGCTTGGATTGTTTCTCGTTCTCGCTTACATAAAAGATGTCGAAATAGTTTGAGACACCAGTCCAGATGGTTAGTGACAGATCCATTAGCACTTCAGGCCAAATGTCTAGGTTCCAGTCAGGCCTGTTTGCATTGGCAGGGAGGTTATCATGTCTGTAATTTGTTATTTCTGAGAATTTTACTCCTCAGTATATTTCTTCCCTTAGAGTAATGATGACTAAACACTTCATGTCTAGCCTGGCGTCTTCTTCCTGTATTTTCtatctgtgcccccccccccccccaccccccccgcatAACCTCACAGCTGAGCTCCCAATTTCAATTTCTTCTCATGCTCTTTGGTTTGATAAATGATGAAGTGTCCGTATTGTCTTTtggaggggaagggagggggggggggggtcatgtcTCTACCGGGCTGTGTGACTTTCCCAAATGTTTGACGAGACTAAGGCCCTGACATAGCATCAACCTCCTCAGTCTCTCATGCCACTCTCTGCATCAGAACGGGCATCTCCTCTGAATCAGAACGGGCATCTCCTCTGAATCAGAACGGGCGTCTCCTCTGAATCAGAACGGGCGTCTCCTCTGTCGGAGGGGGCGTCTCCTCTGAATCAGAACGGGCATCTCCTCTGAATCAGAACGGGCGTCTCCTCTGCATCAGAACGGGCGTCTCCTCTGTCGGAGGGGGCGTCTCCTCTGAATCAGAACGGGCATCTCCTCTGAATCAGAACGGGCATCTCCTCTGAATCAGAACGGGCATCTCCTCTGAATCAGAACGGGCATCTCCTCTGAATCAGAACGGGCGTCTCCTCTGAATCAGAACGGGCGTCTCCTCTGCATCAGAATGGGCGTTTCCTCTGTTGGAATGCCTCTGCATCAGAACGGGCATCTCCTCTGTCGGAGGGGGCGTCTCCTCTGTCAGAAGGGGCGTCTCCTCTGTCGGAATGCCTCTGCATCAGAACGGGCGTCTCCTCTGCATCAGAACGGGCGTCTCCTCTGCATCAGAACGGGCGTCTCCTCTGCATCAGAACGGGCGTCTCCTCTGCATCAGAACGGGCGTCTCCTCTGCATCAGAAGGGGCGTCTCCTCTGTCGGAAGGGGCGTCTCTAATTAATTATGAGTTATCATTGACGAATTGCATCAGAGATGTTTAGCTGTGAATAGAATTTGACTGAAAGGTCCCTCTGTTTGCTGTGAGCGTATAAACtgggctctctctctgagtttgccATTCACTCTGAGGGATATCGGGATCGGTGGACTTGCTCTGCCAGTCAGGTATAAACtgggctctctctctgagtttgccATTCACTCTGAGGGGTATCGGGATCGGTGGACTTGCTCTGCCAGTCAGGTATAAACtgggctctctctctgagtttgccATTCACTCTGAGGGATATCAGGATCGGTGAACTTGCTGTGCCAGTCAGGTATAAACtgggctctctctctgagtttgccATTCACTCTGAGGGATATCGGGATCGGTGGACTTGCTGTGCCAGTCAGGTATAAACTGGGCTTTTGTTGCCCCAGATCAGCATTCAGAGATTGGTTATGGCTTGTGTCAGAAAGCTTTTGAAGATATAAAACTTCTCTGTTCAGTCTGGCTTTTCTGTCTAACACTGAAAACTAGGCGTGTATACGGCTCCGAGCCCCATACTCACAGCGTGGCTTTATTTGACTGGCGTCACCGTCCCTCATCACTTCTATGGGAGAGTAATAGCCGTTCATGTCTTTCACTACAATTgcaattacatttacaattacatttacaaataGAGTTATCTGAAGATCACTTTGCGcaatttttgtcttttgacacacaaacacacacacacactcacacacagacacacacactcacacacagacacacacacaaacatctgtgCACAAACACCCACATGCAAACCACACAACTGGAAGCTCAGCTTTAGAGGTTTCTCGTCTCGGAGTGAATCATCACTATTCTCTATCTTTCTTCaatattattctctctctccttctcacactctctttttcacacctTTTCTGCCCCTcagaactttttcttttctttttttttcagtttccttGCCTCGCTGAAAGTTTTATACAGAAACCACACTGCATCAGCAGTTTCTGTGTAGCCctcaaaccagagagagagagaatcaaacagacgaggagagaggaggggggagtgagagagagagagagagagagagagagagagagcgagagagagagaaacagacagagagagagagagagagagagagagagcgagagaaacagacagagagagagacagagacagagagagagagagagagagagagagagaaacagacagagagagagacagagagagagagagagagagagagagacagagacagagagagagagagagagagagatagaggagtgAAATAGAAAGATGTGTTGgaaacatttatacatttttctctttttttcttctcacacgcacattcatacttcttcttcctccctctctctctctctctctctctctctatctgtctgtctgactgtctctctctctctctctctctctccctctctctctgtctgtctgtctgactgtcactctctctctctctctctctctccctctctctctgtctgtctgtctctctccctctctctctctctctctctctctctctttgtccgtctgtctgactgtctctcgctctctctctgtctgtctgtctgtctcacacacacacacacacacacacatatatatacatacacacacatatatatacatacatacatacatatgggtgtgtacatgtgcatgtgtgtgcagaatcagagagagaaacagagaaagcaagtgagacagaaacagagaaaaagaaaaaagagagagagagcgagagaaaggggATGAGTGTTTagttgtttacttgtttgtatATCCGTTGTGCTGTATGTTATGGTTGCCAGTGAAACCGCATTTGCCATGCTGACAGTAAATGATGCTTCTCTGACCTGAATGCAGCACAAGTTTTCCCCTCCCCTCCGGAACCTTCCGCTCTCCTCTCCACGGGTACATCTCACTGCTCACCATTCAGCGGGAGCCGAGAATCCAATGATTCATTTCATTCTATCACTGGAATTTAGACTGGAATTGACAGCCGATGCAGACCTATCCGTTAACCAGGCatgacccaaaaaaaacccatcaagaCAATGCACTCTTTCTTTTGAATCAAAGTGAAGTGGAGGtatgcacctacacacacgtgtatactcacacacacctttttctgATCATTTCTCTAACTCCCACAACACTGACTATATGTGACCTCcccaaacatgcacacacgcgcgcgcacacacacacacacacacacacatacacacatacatgcacacacacacacacgcacacacacacatgcacgcgcgtgcacacacacacacacagatacacacacacacacacagatacacacacacgcacgtgcgcgcacacacacacacacacacacacacagatacacatacatgcacgcgcgcgcacacacacacacacacacatatttaagaCCACAGAATGAATAACACTGTTTTATTGAGTAGTTGAACACGAAGGATTTACATTCATCTGAGATTGAGTGAGGAAAGCTTGTTCATTACCACAGCTTTATagtttttctcttcatttctttaacTCCCACAATAATGACTGTATGTCacctctgcaaacacacacacacacacacacacacactccattcaccCCAGCACTGCCCCTATAATGTACTAATAATACTCCTGGGGATGGGTAGAGAGACTGATAGCCAGAGTAAAACTGACCTCACTGAGCTAGCCTTCGTAGAACACTCACCTAAACCGATAACTAAACTCAAAGCTGAGGTAAGCAGGAGGGctggacataaaaaaaagtccaattcctgacttttattttgcaaagaGAGGTCAGCTAATCCAGAGACTAGGAGAGTGCTCTTCCTCCAAAAGCATCTTCTCTTCAGAGTGTTCACCAGGACAGTGCTAACAGCTAAAACCCGGGCTAATCTTTTCCACAGTATCTCACACTCTCCCCACCTTGTAGTGATCCCTACGAATATACATATAAAAGATGTCAACAGTGACGGTTTTACAGTAAAACATTAACACATGTCTCTCCATTTtttccatatacacacactaataaaacaaaaatataaatatatttatatatatataaatatatacagttGTGAATGTAGTATAaatatgtaagaaaaaaaatatatatatatgtataaatagtGCTTCAACGAGCTTGGCTCATAAGTCATGGACCATCGCCATGGGAACAAAATGTCTTTCTCCCGATTGGATCAAAAGTGCAAAGGTCAAACGCTTGCTAACACATTCAATTGAGTagaactgtttttctttttttttttttttcctcttcttctttttttttcttccatgatCTGCCTTCACTTCTCACTCAACCCAGCACCATCTACAAGGAAGATTCCGTAACCTGACGTATTCATCTCCAGCTTCCAGTTCTCCAGGCCTGTTTTGGGTATTTCCATTTTGGCCAGAAGCCGGCTGTCTTTCTCCAGGTGAGGGAGCACACCCCAGCACTTCTTGGTGTGATGCGTGGAGACAGGTCCCCCGGGTAGTTTGATGAGGCACGACAGCTGTTCTACCTCTTGGTCTTTGAGGTAACTGTAAAAGCGGATGTGTAAGTCCCCTGCTGTGCACTGGAAGGTGCAGCTCAGGTCCAGGTTGACATAGAGGAAGTACGTCCCCTCCTTGTCTGTTTTTAGAGCATGCTGGTTGTCGTTAAATGTGTAGCTAGCACCCACTGTGACGCCCGTGCCATACTGAACTCCCTCCCAGGTCACAGTGCCATTCCTCAACTCACCtgcagagggaaacagagagcaaTAGGTGAGTCAAGTGAGCTGATATTTACAAAGTCTAGAAATCCAAAGACATGTATCTTGGAAATGCAAAGACTGTAACTTAGGAAACAGCGCTTACTAGCAAAATTTGTTGATAGCTGTTATTTATTGTCAACCAAAGACAAACACTATCAATTATTTACCTCTCCGCTTAGTGTTCTGATCAGGATTCGATTTAACGTGTTTATATAATCTGACTAATGAATCGACATATAAAACATATGAGGAAGGAAAGCGAGTGGAAGTTACTTACTCTGGGTCGCTCGCAGATATGCAAAATTctgcatctgagagagagaagacgagaGGAAAGGGGGGATGAGACCgtggcaagtttttttttttttttttggtttggttttttttaaacaatttgcATAAAGGCTCACAAAGAGGACAGTGGTCTATATTAACAGGTTTAACGGATACATTTAACAGTCTGTTTTTATGAAAGAGAGCACATGCTACCTCCAAAAACAAATATGTCAAGCGAGTTTTCTGTCTCAGATGGCCACTGCACACCTCACAAAACCATTACACCTTACTCCGGAGAACCAGGCTGTATTTTTCTTGTCTccttgtcttttattttcaaaacactttcaGGTCTGTATATTTAAGAAAACCAACCTTGTACGAGGAGTCACCGGTTATAAACCCCGCATGTGTTCCGTCTTTCTCCATGGGCTGAGCTGAGCGTGCGTTTGACAAGTCCTCGCGCAGGTTTCTGAGCAGCACTAACGCCGCTCCCGCCGTACCAACCACCATAACGAAGAGTGTGATAACAGAAGCAAGCAAAAATCTATCCATACACCCGCTTCGGGTACGGGTGGTCGGCTGTAGACTTTCCACATCTGTTGATGACATCTCTCAGTAGATGGAGCAAATTAAGTATAATTTACAGATATCCAGACGAGTAAGCACAGGTAGCCTTCAGTTAACACAAGTGATCTGAAGTCCGATTGTACAACTGCGGATCCCAAATTCATCGACCGTGTGGATGCTGTGTCTTCAACTCTTCTGATTTTTGAGTGAGGGATTTTTAAGTAGCCTTTTTATGTCAACCccgagaaggaaagagagagaggaaggaggtaCCAGCGGGTTTCCCTCGCCTCCTTCCCCCTCCCACGCTTGTCCACAGGTCATCACATAATGCGCGAGTCGAGACTTGACATGTGGAATGAACGCGCGCACGAGaacgagcgagcgagagagagagagagacagagagaaccaaaaAGCGTGAACTTTCCACTTCTTTCACTATTGCGCAAATAGAGTAGACGGGTAGTGGAAAGCGACTGAAGTGAGTGCGATACAGCACTCCCTACTGAACCACTGTCACTGTCGCTCTGTAGCGTTTCCGGGcatttccatcaaaaaaaaTTCCGTTACCTATTAAAATGAGGAGTTCCATAGCTTGAGATGCGTAGCACGGAATCACTGCCAAGTCATAGTAAGGTTATCCCGTGGAGGAGAAAAGTTAACATGGAGCTTTCAGTATGAGAATATTCTACAGTCTCTCTCctgaaatgacat encodes:
- the LOC115817108 gene encoding tumor necrosis factor ligand superfamily member 10-like, with translation MPDFLTYIIQIIIYTPDFLIDVIYSIIYTADFPLPVCLSEKPRPHPGDHTQETTPPQATPTETTPWHLLLQYTARSTCANPPVDGDGVFRWQTEGDAFQQELTYRNRTLVIQKEGTYFIYSKIYYNESPCGLFKHEVVRLSPRYNDPMTLMQNIRYRCLNTQRSDRTDRKETGNSFLSGAFELKTGDLIYVKVNNKSLVLSGMHDNFFGAFMI